From the Primulina tabacum isolate GXHZ01 chromosome 3, ASM2559414v2, whole genome shotgun sequence genome, one window contains:
- the LOC142540880 gene encoding microtubule-associated protein RP/EB family member 1B-like isoform X2, with protein MMDMTYPGIVPMHKVNFDAKTEYDMIQNYKVLQDVFNKLKIEKHIEVNRLVKGRPLDNLEFLQWLKRYCDSVNGGIMNENYDPVERRTKGGKERNIKGSQKNFKSLQTNRSLNSGLPDGMGSNKISVAKQGKSGGAATWANSSVEIHAMTKEITELKLSVDLLEKERDFYFAKLRDVEIICQTPELENLTLAVAIKKILYCADEKESALAEAQEVVSRSVDVAGDSEFSDTDH; from the exons ATGATGGACATGACTTATCCAGGAATTGTACCCATGCACAAG GTGAACTTCGATGCTAAGACTGAATATGATATGATCCAGAACTACAAAGTACTCCAGGACGTCTTTAACAAACTCAAAATTGAAAAG CATATTGAGGTCAACAGACTGGTGAAAGGAAGGCCATTGGACAACTTGGAGTTTCTTCAATGGCTAAAACGTTATTGTGATTCAGTAAATGGCGGGATAATGAATGA GAATTACGATCCTGTGGAACGCAGAACTAAAGGTGGAAAGGAGAGAAATATCAAGGGGTCTCAGAAGAACTTTAAGTCATTGCAAACTAACCGCTCTCTAAATTCTGGCTTACCTGATGGAATGGGTAGTAATAAGATATCTG TTGCCAAACAAGGGAAATCTGGTGGTGCAGCCACCTGGGCCAATTCTTCCGTGGAGATTCATGCAATGACAAAGGAG ATTACCGAACTCAAGCTCTCTGTTGACCTCTTGGAAAAGGAAAGAGATTTTTACTTTGCAAAATTACGTGATGTTGAAATAATTTGCCAGACTCCCGAGTTGGAAAATCTTACG TTGGCTGTGGCAATCAAGAAGATATTATATTGTGCAGATGAGAAAGAATCTGCACTCGCCGAAGCTCAAGAAGTCGTGTCTCGTTCAGTCGATGTAGCTGGAGATAGCGAATTTTCAGATACCGATCATTGA
- the LOC142540880 gene encoding microtubule-associated protein RP/EB family member 1B-like isoform X1, with protein sequence MASNIGLMDSAYFVGRNEILGWINATLQLNLCRVEEAASGAVQCQMMDMTYPGIVPMHKVNFDAKTEYDMIQNYKVLQDVFNKLKIEKHIEVNRLVKGRPLDNLEFLQWLKRYCDSVNGGIMNENYDPVERRTKGGKERNIKGSQKNFKSLQTNRSLNSGLPDGMGSNKISVAKQGKSGGAATWANSSVEIHAMTKEITELKLSVDLLEKERDFYFAKLRDVEIICQTPELENLTLAVAIKKILYCADEKESALAEAQEVVSRSVDVAGDSEFSDTDH encoded by the exons ATGGCATCAAATATAGGGTTGATGGATAGTGCATATTTCGTGGGAAGGAACGAGATTCTTGGATGGATCAATGCCACGCTTCAGCTTAATCTCTGTCGTGTTGAAGAG GCTGCATCTGGGGCCGTGCAGTGTCAGATGATGGACATGACTTATCCAGGAATTGTACCCATGCACAAG GTGAACTTCGATGCTAAGACTGAATATGATATGATCCAGAACTACAAAGTACTCCAGGACGTCTTTAACAAACTCAAAATTGAAAAG CATATTGAGGTCAACAGACTGGTGAAAGGAAGGCCATTGGACAACTTGGAGTTTCTTCAATGGCTAAAACGTTATTGTGATTCAGTAAATGGCGGGATAATGAATGA GAATTACGATCCTGTGGAACGCAGAACTAAAGGTGGAAAGGAGAGAAATATCAAGGGGTCTCAGAAGAACTTTAAGTCATTGCAAACTAACCGCTCTCTAAATTCTGGCTTACCTGATGGAATGGGTAGTAATAAGATATCTG TTGCCAAACAAGGGAAATCTGGTGGTGCAGCCACCTGGGCCAATTCTTCCGTGGAGATTCATGCAATGACAAAGGAG ATTACCGAACTCAAGCTCTCTGTTGACCTCTTGGAAAAGGAAAGAGATTTTTACTTTGCAAAATTACGTGATGTTGAAATAATTTGCCAGACTCCCGAGTTGGAAAATCTTACG TTGGCTGTGGCAATCAAGAAGATATTATATTGTGCAGATGAGAAAGAATCTGCACTCGCCGAAGCTCAAGAAGTCGTGTCTCGTTCAGTCGATGTAGCTGGAGATAGCGAATTTTCAGATACCGATCATTGA